One genomic window of Capricornis sumatraensis isolate serow.1 chromosome 15, serow.2, whole genome shotgun sequence includes the following:
- the ZCCHC3 gene encoding zinc finger CCHC domain-containing protein 3 — protein MATGGGAEEERKRGRPQLLGPARPSTRAEEAEGGREKMGWAQVVKNLAEKKGEFRESRPPRREEESGSGAGGGLGAPAGLAAPSLGDFPPAGRGDPKGRRRDPAGEAADSRKKKGAAEAGRRKKAEAAAMATPARPDAAEDAADRPPQDEQATAAGPAAGPGKGRFLVRICFQGDEGACPTRDFVVGALILRSIGMDPSDIYAVIQIPGSREFDVSFRSAEKLALFLRVYEEKREQEDCWENFVVLGRSKSSLKTLFILFRNETVDVEDIVTWLKRHCDVLAVPVKVTDRFGIWTGEYKCEIELRQGEGGVRHLPGAFFLGAERGYSWYKGQPKTCFKCGSRTHMSGSCTQDRCFRCGEEGHLSPYCRKGIVCNLCGKRGHAFAQCPKAVHNSVGAQLTGVAGH, from the coding sequence ATGGCCACCGGCGGCGGCGcggaggaggagaggaagcggGGGCGGCCGCAGCTCCTGGGCCCCGCGCGCCCGTCGACCAGAGCCGAGGAGGCCGAGGGCGGCCGCGAGAAGATGGGCTGGGCccaagtggtgaagaacctggCCGAGAAGAAGGGCGAATTCCGTGAGTCGCGGCCGCCGCGGCGGGAGGAAGAAAGCGGCAGCGGCGCGGGAGGCGGGCTTGGTGCTCCCGCGGGTCTGGCGGCGCCGAGCCTCGGCGACTTCCCCCCAGCCGGCCGCGGGGACCCGAAGGGCCGCCGGAGAGACCCAGCTGGAGAGGCGGCGGACTCCCGCAAGAAAAAGGGTGCAGCCGAGGCGGgcaggaggaagaaggctgaggcGGCAGCCATGGCGACCCCGGCGAGGCCCGACGCGGCCGAGGACGCAGCCGACCGGCCCCCCCAGGACGAGCAGGCTACGGCGGCTGGCCCCGCTGCGGGCCCGGGAAAGGGCCGCTTCCTCGTGCGCATCTGTTTCCAGGGAGACGAGGGCGCCTGCCCAACCAGAGACTTCGTAGTGGGCGCGCTCATCCTGCGTTCCATCGGCATGGACCCGAGCGACATCTACGCGGTCATTCAGATCCCGGGCAGTCGCGAGTTCGACGTGAGCTTCCGTTCGGCGGAGAAGCTAGCCCTGTTCCTGCGCGTCTACGAGGAGAAGCGCGAGCAGGAGGACTGCTGGGAGAACTTTGTGGTGCTGGGGCGGAGCAAGTCCAGCCTGAAGACGCTCTTCATTCTCTTCCGGAACGAGACGGTGGACGTGGAGGACATCGTGACCTGGCTCAAACGCCACTGCGATGTGCTGGCCGTGCCCGTGAAAGTGACCGACAGGTTTGGGATCTGGACCGGGGAGTACAAGTGCGAGATCGAGCTGCGccagggggagggaggggtcagGCACCTGCCGGGAGCCTTTTTCCTGGGGGCCGAGAGGGGCTACAGCTGGTACAAGGGGCAGCCCAAGACGTGCTTTAAATGTGGTTCCCGGACCCACATGAGCGGCAGCTGCACACAGGACAGGTGCTTCAGGTGCGGGGAGGAGGGGCACCTGAGCCCTTACTGCCGGAAGGGCATCGTGTGTAACCTCTGTGGCAAGCGAGGACACGCCTTTGCCCAATGTCCCAAAGCGGTTCACAATTCCGTGGGAGCTCAGCTAACCGGCGTGGCCGGGCACTGA